The Numenius arquata chromosome 7, bNumArq3.hap1.1, whole genome shotgun sequence genome has a window encoding:
- the PPP4R3B gene encoding serine/threonine-protein phosphatase 4 regulatory subunit 3B isoform X5 yields the protein MSDTRRRVKVYTLNEDRQWDDRGTGHVSCTYVERLKGMSLLVRAESDGSLLLESKINPNTAYQKQQDTLIVWSEAENYDLALSFQEKAGCDEIWEKICQVQGKDPSVEVTQDLIESEEEHIEEMPETSPLIDLPTCELNKLEEIADLVTSVLSSPIRREKLALALENEGYIKKLLQLFQVCENLENTEGLHHLYEIIRGILFLNKATLFEVMFSDECIMDVVGCLEYDPSLAQPKRHREFLTKTAKFKEVIPITDSELRQKIHQTYRVQYIQDIILPTPSVFEENFLSTLTSFIFFNKVEIVSMLQEDEKFLSEVFAQLTDEATDDDKRCELVNFFKEFCAFSQTLQPQNRDAFFKTLAKLGILPALEIVMGMDDLQVRSAATDIFSYLVEFSPSMVREFVMQEAQQSDDDILLINVVIEQMICDTDPELGGAVQLMGLLRTLIDPENMLATANKTEKSEFLNFFYNHCMHVLTAPLLANTSEDKCEKGNIVGSTKSNTICPGALRFMRRIIGLKDEFYNRYITKGNLFEPVINALLDNGTRYNLLNSAVIELFEFIRVEDIKSLIAHIVENFYNALESIEYVQTFKGLKTKYEQEKDRQNQKLNSVPSILRSNRFRRDARALEEDEEMWFNEDEDEEGEAVVPPVEKSKQEDDFPDSYEKFMETKKAKESEDKENLPKRTSAGGFKFTFSHSASAANGANGANSKSVAAQTSPASSNGSSSKNATLTTAVTASKGSLVGLVDYPDDEDDDEEEETSPRKRPRLGS from the exons ATGTCGGACACCCGTCGGCGGGTGAAGGTCTACACCCTCAACGAGGATCGGCAATGGGACGACAGGGGCACCGGGCACGTCTCCTGCACCTACGTGGAGCGGCTGAAGGGGATGTCGCTGCTGGTGCGCGCCGAGTCGGACG GTTCACTGCTGTTAGAATCGAAGATAAATCCAAATACTGCATATCAAAAACAGCAG GACACCCTGATTGTTtggtcagaagcagaaaactaTGACTTAGCACTGAGTTTTCAAGAAAAAGCTGGCTGTGatgaaatttgggaaaaaatctGCCAG GTTCAAGGTAAGGATCCTTCAGTGGAAGTCACACAGGACCTCATTGAGTCAGAAGAGGAACACATAGAAGAAATGCCCGAAACTAGTCCTTTGATCGACCTTCCTACTTGTGAACTCAACAAACTTGAAGAGATTGCTGACCTAGTTACCTCTGTCCTCTCCTCACCCATCCGTAGAGAAAAGCTAGCGCTGGCCTTGGAGAATGAAGGCTATATTAAAAAACTATTACAGCTTTTCCAAGTCTGTGAGAATTTAGAGAACACCGAAGGCTTACATCATTTGTATGAAATTATTAGAGGAATTTTGTTCCTCAACAAAGCAACTCTGTTTGAGGTGATGTTTTCTGATGAGTGTATTATGGATGTTGTTGGATGCCTTGAGTATGATCCTTCTTTGGCTCAGCCAAAACGGCACAGGGAGTTCTTGACCAAAACAGCAAAATTTAAGGAGGTTATTCCTATAACAGACTCTGAACTCAGGCAAAAAATCCACCAGACTTACAGGGTACAGTATATTCAGGACATCATCTTGCCGACACCATCTGTTTTTGAAGAGAATTTTCTTTCTACACtcacttcctttattttcttcaacAAAGTTGAGATTGTCAGTATGTTGCAG GAAGATGAGAAATTTTTGTCTGAAGTTTTTGCACAATTAACAGATGAAGCTACAGATGATGACAAACGATGTGAATTG GTCAACTTTTTCAAGGAATTCTGCGCATTTTCTCAGACATTACAACCTCAGAACAGAGatgcatttttcaaaacattGGCAAAGCTGGGAATTCTTCCAGCGCTTGAAATTGTAATG GGAATGGATGATCTGCAAGTTAGATCTGCTGCTACAGATATATTTTCTTATCTAGTAGAATTTAGTCCATCCATGGTGCGAGAGTTTGTAATGCAAGAGGCCCAGCAGAGTGATGAT gacatCCTGCTCATCAATGTGGTCATTGAGCAGATGATCTGCGATACTGACCCTGAGCTTGGGGGAGCTGTTCAGCTGATGGGGCTCTTGCGCACCCTGATAGACCCAGAGAACATGTTGGCCACAGCTAAT aaaacGGAAAAAAGTGAATTTCTCAATTTCTTCTACAACCATTGTATGCATGTTCTTACCGCACCGCTTCTGGCTAATACATCAGAAGATAAATGTGAAAAAGGTAAT A TAGTTGGGTCCACTAAGAGTAACACAATTTGTCCTG GTGCCCTGCGCTTTATGAGGAGGATAATTGGCCTGAAAGATGAATTTTATAACCGTTATATCACCAAGGGAAACCTGTTTGAACCGGTTATAAATGCTCTGTTGGATAATGGAACTAGGTACAATCTACTCAACTCTGCTGTGATTGAGCTGTTTGAATTCATCAGAGTG GAAGATATTAAGTCCCTTATTGCACATATAGTTGAAAACTTTTATAATGCACTTGAATCTATCGAATATGTTCAGACATTCAAGGGATTGAAGACAAAATATGAGCAAGAAAAAGACCGACAAAACCAGAAACTGAACAG TGTTCCATCTATATTGCGTAGCAATAGATTTCGCAGAGATGCAAGAGCCTTagaggaggatgaagaaatgtgGTTCAATGAAGACGAAGACGAAGAAGGTGAAGCTGTTGTACCTCCAGTTGAGAAGTCAAAACAGGAGGACGATTTTCCAGATAGCTATGAAAAATTTATGGAAACTAAAAAAG CTAAGGAGAGCGAGGACAAAGAGAATCTTCCAAAAAGGACTTCAGCTGGGGGATTCAAATTCACTTTTTCCCACTCAGCCAGCGCAGCCAATGGTGCAAACGGTGCAAACAGTAAATCCGTGGCAGCTCAGACGTCACCAGCAAGCTCCAACGGCTCCTCTTCAAAGAACGCAACCCTGACCACAGCGGTGACAGCCTCGAAG GGAAGTCTAGTTGGCCTAGTGGATTATcctgatgatgaagatgatgatgaagaggaggagacgTCTCCAAGGAAAAGACCTCGTCTGGGTTCATAA
- the PPP4R3B gene encoding serine/threonine-protein phosphatase 4 regulatory subunit 3B isoform X3 encodes MSDTRRRVKVYTLNEDRQWDDRGTGHVSCTYVERLKGMSLLVRAESDGSLLLESKINPNTAYQKQQDTLIVWSEAENYDLALSFQEKAGCDEIWEKICQVQGKDPSVEVTQDLIESEEEHIEEMPETSPLIDLPTCELNKLEEIADLVTSVLSSPIRREKLALALENEGYIKKLLQLFQVCENLENTEGLHHLYEIIRGILFLNKATLFEVMFSDECIMDVVGCLEYDPSLAQPKRHREFLTKTAKFKEVIPITDSELRQKIHQTYRVQYIQDIILPTPSVFEENFLSTLTSFIFFNKVEIVSMLQEDEKFLSEVFAQLTDEATDDDKRCELVNFFKEFCAFSQTLQPQNRDAFFKTLAKLGILPALEIVMGMDDLQVRSAATDIFSYLVEFSPSMVREFVMQEAQQSDDDILLINVVIEQMICDTDPELGGAVQLMGLLRTLIDPENMLATANKTEKSEFLNFFYNHCMHVLTAPLLANTSEDKCEKVVGSTKSNTICPDNYQTAQLLALILELLTFCVEHHTYHIKNYIMNKDLLRRVLVLMNSKHTFLALCALRFMRRIIGLKDEFYNRYITKGNLFEPVINALLDNGTRYNLLNSAVIELFEFIRVEDIKSLIAHIVENFYNALESIEYVQTFKGLKTKYEQEKDRQNQKLNSVPSILRSNRFRRDARALEEDEEMWFNEDEDEEGEAVVPPVEKSKQEDDFPDSYEKFMETKKAKESEDKENLPKRTSAGGFKFTFSHSASAANGANGANSKSVAAQTSPASSNGSSSKNATLTTAVTASKGSLVGLVDYPDDEDDDEEEETSPRKRPRLGS; translated from the exons ATGTCGGACACCCGTCGGCGGGTGAAGGTCTACACCCTCAACGAGGATCGGCAATGGGACGACAGGGGCACCGGGCACGTCTCCTGCACCTACGTGGAGCGGCTGAAGGGGATGTCGCTGCTGGTGCGCGCCGAGTCGGACG GTTCACTGCTGTTAGAATCGAAGATAAATCCAAATACTGCATATCAAAAACAGCAG GACACCCTGATTGTTtggtcagaagcagaaaactaTGACTTAGCACTGAGTTTTCAAGAAAAAGCTGGCTGTGatgaaatttgggaaaaaatctGCCAG GTTCAAGGTAAGGATCCTTCAGTGGAAGTCACACAGGACCTCATTGAGTCAGAAGAGGAACACATAGAAGAAATGCCCGAAACTAGTCCTTTGATCGACCTTCCTACTTGTGAACTCAACAAACTTGAAGAGATTGCTGACCTAGTTACCTCTGTCCTCTCCTCACCCATCCGTAGAGAAAAGCTAGCGCTGGCCTTGGAGAATGAAGGCTATATTAAAAAACTATTACAGCTTTTCCAAGTCTGTGAGAATTTAGAGAACACCGAAGGCTTACATCATTTGTATGAAATTATTAGAGGAATTTTGTTCCTCAACAAAGCAACTCTGTTTGAGGTGATGTTTTCTGATGAGTGTATTATGGATGTTGTTGGATGCCTTGAGTATGATCCTTCTTTGGCTCAGCCAAAACGGCACAGGGAGTTCTTGACCAAAACAGCAAAATTTAAGGAGGTTATTCCTATAACAGACTCTGAACTCAGGCAAAAAATCCACCAGACTTACAGGGTACAGTATATTCAGGACATCATCTTGCCGACACCATCTGTTTTTGAAGAGAATTTTCTTTCTACACtcacttcctttattttcttcaacAAAGTTGAGATTGTCAGTATGTTGCAG GAAGATGAGAAATTTTTGTCTGAAGTTTTTGCACAATTAACAGATGAAGCTACAGATGATGACAAACGATGTGAATTG GTCAACTTTTTCAAGGAATTCTGCGCATTTTCTCAGACATTACAACCTCAGAACAGAGatgcatttttcaaaacattGGCAAAGCTGGGAATTCTTCCAGCGCTTGAAATTGTAATG GGAATGGATGATCTGCAAGTTAGATCTGCTGCTACAGATATATTTTCTTATCTAGTAGAATTTAGTCCATCCATGGTGCGAGAGTTTGTAATGCAAGAGGCCCAGCAGAGTGATGAT gacatCCTGCTCATCAATGTGGTCATTGAGCAGATGATCTGCGATACTGACCCTGAGCTTGGGGGAGCTGTTCAGCTGATGGGGCTCTTGCGCACCCTGATAGACCCAGAGAACATGTTGGCCACAGCTAAT aaaacGGAAAAAAGTGAATTTCTCAATTTCTTCTACAACCATTGTATGCATGTTCTTACCGCACCGCTTCTGGCTAATACATCAGAAGATAAATGTGAAAAAG TAGTTGGGTCCACTAAGAGTAACACAATTTGTCCTG ATAATTATCAAACGGCACAACTACTTGCCTTAATTTTGGAGCTGCTTACTTTTTGTGTGGAACACCACACGTATCACATCAAAAATTACATTATGAACAAAGATTTGCTAAGAAGAGTACTGGTCTTGATGAATTCAAAACACACGTTTCTGGCCTTGT GTGCCCTGCGCTTTATGAGGAGGATAATTGGCCTGAAAGATGAATTTTATAACCGTTATATCACCAAGGGAAACCTGTTTGAACCGGTTATAAATGCTCTGTTGGATAATGGAACTAGGTACAATCTACTCAACTCTGCTGTGATTGAGCTGTTTGAATTCATCAGAGTG GAAGATATTAAGTCCCTTATTGCACATATAGTTGAAAACTTTTATAATGCACTTGAATCTATCGAATATGTTCAGACATTCAAGGGATTGAAGACAAAATATGAGCAAGAAAAAGACCGACAAAACCAGAAACTGAACAG TGTTCCATCTATATTGCGTAGCAATAGATTTCGCAGAGATGCAAGAGCCTTagaggaggatgaagaaatgtgGTTCAATGAAGACGAAGACGAAGAAGGTGAAGCTGTTGTACCTCCAGTTGAGAAGTCAAAACAGGAGGACGATTTTCCAGATAGCTATGAAAAATTTATGGAAACTAAAAAAG CTAAGGAGAGCGAGGACAAAGAGAATCTTCCAAAAAGGACTTCAGCTGGGGGATTCAAATTCACTTTTTCCCACTCAGCCAGCGCAGCCAATGGTGCAAACGGTGCAAACAGTAAATCCGTGGCAGCTCAGACGTCACCAGCAAGCTCCAACGGCTCCTCTTCAAAGAACGCAACCCTGACCACAGCGGTGACAGCCTCGAAG GGAAGTCTAGTTGGCCTAGTGGATTATcctgatgatgaagatgatgatgaagaggaggagacgTCTCCAAGGAAAAGACCTCGTCTGGGTTCATAA
- the PPP4R3B gene encoding serine/threonine-protein phosphatase 4 regulatory subunit 3B isoform X4 produces MSDTRRRVKVYTLNEDRQWDDRGTGHVSCTYVERLKGMSLLVRAESDGSLLLESKINPNTAYQKQQDTLIVWSEAENYDLALSFQEKAGCDEIWEKICQVQGKDPSVEVTQDLIESEEEHIEEMPETSPLIDLPTCELNKLEEIADLVTSVLSSPIRREKLALALENEGYIKKLLQLFQVCENLENTEGLHHLYEIIRGILFLNKATLFEVMFSDECIMDVVGCLEYDPSLAQPKRHREFLTKTAKFKEVIPITDSELRQKIHQTYRVQYIQDIILPTPSVFEENFLSTLTSFIFFNKVEIVSMLQEDEKFLSEVFAQLTDEATDDDKRCELVNFFKEFCAFSQTLQPQNRDAFFKTLAKLGILPALEIVMGMDDLQVRSAATDIFSYLVEFSPSMVREFVMQEAQQSDDDILLINVVIEQMICDTDPELGGAVQLMGLLRTLIDPENMLATANKTEKSEFLNFFYNHCMHVLTAPLLANTSEDKCEKVVGSTKSNTICPDNYQTAQLLALILELLTFCVEHHTYHIKNYIMNKDLLRRVLVLMNSKHTFLALCALRFMRRIIGLKDEFYNRYITKGNLFEPVINALLDNGTRYNLLNSAVIELFEFIRVEDIKSLIAHIVENFYNALESIEYVQTFKGLKTKYEQEKDRQNQKLNSVPSILRSNRFRRDARALEEDEEMWFNEDEDEEGEAVVPPVEKSKQEDDFPDSYEKFMETKKASAANGANGANSKSVAAQTSPASSNGSSSKNATLTTAVTASKGSLVGLVDYPDDEDDDEEEETSPRKRPRLGS; encoded by the exons ATGTCGGACACCCGTCGGCGGGTGAAGGTCTACACCCTCAACGAGGATCGGCAATGGGACGACAGGGGCACCGGGCACGTCTCCTGCACCTACGTGGAGCGGCTGAAGGGGATGTCGCTGCTGGTGCGCGCCGAGTCGGACG GTTCACTGCTGTTAGAATCGAAGATAAATCCAAATACTGCATATCAAAAACAGCAG GACACCCTGATTGTTtggtcagaagcagaaaactaTGACTTAGCACTGAGTTTTCAAGAAAAAGCTGGCTGTGatgaaatttgggaaaaaatctGCCAG GTTCAAGGTAAGGATCCTTCAGTGGAAGTCACACAGGACCTCATTGAGTCAGAAGAGGAACACATAGAAGAAATGCCCGAAACTAGTCCTTTGATCGACCTTCCTACTTGTGAACTCAACAAACTTGAAGAGATTGCTGACCTAGTTACCTCTGTCCTCTCCTCACCCATCCGTAGAGAAAAGCTAGCGCTGGCCTTGGAGAATGAAGGCTATATTAAAAAACTATTACAGCTTTTCCAAGTCTGTGAGAATTTAGAGAACACCGAAGGCTTACATCATTTGTATGAAATTATTAGAGGAATTTTGTTCCTCAACAAAGCAACTCTGTTTGAGGTGATGTTTTCTGATGAGTGTATTATGGATGTTGTTGGATGCCTTGAGTATGATCCTTCTTTGGCTCAGCCAAAACGGCACAGGGAGTTCTTGACCAAAACAGCAAAATTTAAGGAGGTTATTCCTATAACAGACTCTGAACTCAGGCAAAAAATCCACCAGACTTACAGGGTACAGTATATTCAGGACATCATCTTGCCGACACCATCTGTTTTTGAAGAGAATTTTCTTTCTACACtcacttcctttattttcttcaacAAAGTTGAGATTGTCAGTATGTTGCAG GAAGATGAGAAATTTTTGTCTGAAGTTTTTGCACAATTAACAGATGAAGCTACAGATGATGACAAACGATGTGAATTG GTCAACTTTTTCAAGGAATTCTGCGCATTTTCTCAGACATTACAACCTCAGAACAGAGatgcatttttcaaaacattGGCAAAGCTGGGAATTCTTCCAGCGCTTGAAATTGTAATG GGAATGGATGATCTGCAAGTTAGATCTGCTGCTACAGATATATTTTCTTATCTAGTAGAATTTAGTCCATCCATGGTGCGAGAGTTTGTAATGCAAGAGGCCCAGCAGAGTGATGAT gacatCCTGCTCATCAATGTGGTCATTGAGCAGATGATCTGCGATACTGACCCTGAGCTTGGGGGAGCTGTTCAGCTGATGGGGCTCTTGCGCACCCTGATAGACCCAGAGAACATGTTGGCCACAGCTAAT aaaacGGAAAAAAGTGAATTTCTCAATTTCTTCTACAACCATTGTATGCATGTTCTTACCGCACCGCTTCTGGCTAATACATCAGAAGATAAATGTGAAAAAG TAGTTGGGTCCACTAAGAGTAACACAATTTGTCCTG ATAATTATCAAACGGCACAACTACTTGCCTTAATTTTGGAGCTGCTTACTTTTTGTGTGGAACACCACACGTATCACATCAAAAATTACATTATGAACAAAGATTTGCTAAGAAGAGTACTGGTCTTGATGAATTCAAAACACACGTTTCTGGCCTTGT GTGCCCTGCGCTTTATGAGGAGGATAATTGGCCTGAAAGATGAATTTTATAACCGTTATATCACCAAGGGAAACCTGTTTGAACCGGTTATAAATGCTCTGTTGGATAATGGAACTAGGTACAATCTACTCAACTCTGCTGTGATTGAGCTGTTTGAATTCATCAGAGTG GAAGATATTAAGTCCCTTATTGCACATATAGTTGAAAACTTTTATAATGCACTTGAATCTATCGAATATGTTCAGACATTCAAGGGATTGAAGACAAAATATGAGCAAGAAAAAGACCGACAAAACCAGAAACTGAACAG TGTTCCATCTATATTGCGTAGCAATAGATTTCGCAGAGATGCAAGAGCCTTagaggaggatgaagaaatgtgGTTCAATGAAGACGAAGACGAAGAAGGTGAAGCTGTTGTACCTCCAGTTGAGAAGTCAAAACAGGAGGACGATTTTCCAGATAGCTATGAAAAATTTATGGAAACTAAAAAAG CCAGCGCAGCCAATGGTGCAAACGGTGCAAACAGTAAATCCGTGGCAGCTCAGACGTCACCAGCAAGCTCCAACGGCTCCTCTTCAAAGAACGCAACCCTGACCACAGCGGTGACAGCCTCGAAG GGAAGTCTAGTTGGCCTAGTGGATTATcctgatgatgaagatgatgatgaagaggaggagacgTCTCCAAGGAAAAGACCTCGTCTGGGTTCATAA
- the PPP4R3B gene encoding serine/threonine-protein phosphatase 4 regulatory subunit 3B isoform X1 has protein sequence MSDTRRRVKVYTLNEDRQWDDRGTGHVSCTYVERLKGMSLLVRAESDGSLLLESKINPNTAYQKQQDTLIVWSEAENYDLALSFQEKAGCDEIWEKICQVQGKDPSVEVTQDLIESEEEHIEEMPETSPLIDLPTCELNKLEEIADLVTSVLSSPIRREKLALALENEGYIKKLLQLFQVCENLENTEGLHHLYEIIRGILFLNKATLFEVMFSDECIMDVVGCLEYDPSLAQPKRHREFLTKTAKFKEVIPITDSELRQKIHQTYRVQYIQDIILPTPSVFEENFLSTLTSFIFFNKVEIVSMLQEDEKFLSEVFAQLTDEATDDDKRCELVNFFKEFCAFSQTLQPQNRDAFFKTLAKLGILPALEIVMGMDDLQVRSAATDIFSYLVEFSPSMVREFVMQEAQQSDDDILLINVVIEQMICDTDPELGGAVQLMGLLRTLIDPENMLATANKTEKSEFLNFFYNHCMHVLTAPLLANTSEDKCEKDAVVGSTKSNTICPDNYQTAQLLALILELLTFCVEHHTYHIKNYIMNKDLLRRVLVLMNSKHTFLALCALRFMRRIIGLKDEFYNRYITKGNLFEPVINALLDNGTRYNLLNSAVIELFEFIRVEDIKSLIAHIVENFYNALESIEYVQTFKGLKTKYEQEKDRQNQKLNSVPSILRSNRFRRDARALEEDEEMWFNEDEDEEGEAVVPPVEKSKQEDDFPDSYEKFMETKKAKESEDKENLPKRTSAGGFKFTFSHSASAANGANGANSKSVAAQTSPASSNGSSSKNATLTTAVTASKGSLVGLVDYPDDEDDDEEEETSPRKRPRLGS, from the exons ATGTCGGACACCCGTCGGCGGGTGAAGGTCTACACCCTCAACGAGGATCGGCAATGGGACGACAGGGGCACCGGGCACGTCTCCTGCACCTACGTGGAGCGGCTGAAGGGGATGTCGCTGCTGGTGCGCGCCGAGTCGGACG GTTCACTGCTGTTAGAATCGAAGATAAATCCAAATACTGCATATCAAAAACAGCAG GACACCCTGATTGTTtggtcagaagcagaaaactaTGACTTAGCACTGAGTTTTCAAGAAAAAGCTGGCTGTGatgaaatttgggaaaaaatctGCCAG GTTCAAGGTAAGGATCCTTCAGTGGAAGTCACACAGGACCTCATTGAGTCAGAAGAGGAACACATAGAAGAAATGCCCGAAACTAGTCCTTTGATCGACCTTCCTACTTGTGAACTCAACAAACTTGAAGAGATTGCTGACCTAGTTACCTCTGTCCTCTCCTCACCCATCCGTAGAGAAAAGCTAGCGCTGGCCTTGGAGAATGAAGGCTATATTAAAAAACTATTACAGCTTTTCCAAGTCTGTGAGAATTTAGAGAACACCGAAGGCTTACATCATTTGTATGAAATTATTAGAGGAATTTTGTTCCTCAACAAAGCAACTCTGTTTGAGGTGATGTTTTCTGATGAGTGTATTATGGATGTTGTTGGATGCCTTGAGTATGATCCTTCTTTGGCTCAGCCAAAACGGCACAGGGAGTTCTTGACCAAAACAGCAAAATTTAAGGAGGTTATTCCTATAACAGACTCTGAACTCAGGCAAAAAATCCACCAGACTTACAGGGTACAGTATATTCAGGACATCATCTTGCCGACACCATCTGTTTTTGAAGAGAATTTTCTTTCTACACtcacttcctttattttcttcaacAAAGTTGAGATTGTCAGTATGTTGCAG GAAGATGAGAAATTTTTGTCTGAAGTTTTTGCACAATTAACAGATGAAGCTACAGATGATGACAAACGATGTGAATTG GTCAACTTTTTCAAGGAATTCTGCGCATTTTCTCAGACATTACAACCTCAGAACAGAGatgcatttttcaaaacattGGCAAAGCTGGGAATTCTTCCAGCGCTTGAAATTGTAATG GGAATGGATGATCTGCAAGTTAGATCTGCTGCTACAGATATATTTTCTTATCTAGTAGAATTTAGTCCATCCATGGTGCGAGAGTTTGTAATGCAAGAGGCCCAGCAGAGTGATGAT gacatCCTGCTCATCAATGTGGTCATTGAGCAGATGATCTGCGATACTGACCCTGAGCTTGGGGGAGCTGTTCAGCTGATGGGGCTCTTGCGCACCCTGATAGACCCAGAGAACATGTTGGCCACAGCTAAT aaaacGGAAAAAAGTGAATTTCTCAATTTCTTCTACAACCATTGTATGCATGTTCTTACCGCACCGCTTCTGGCTAATACATCAGAAGATAAATGTGAAAAA GATGCAGTAGTTGGGTCCACTAAGAGTAACACAATTTGTCCTG ATAATTATCAAACGGCACAACTACTTGCCTTAATTTTGGAGCTGCTTACTTTTTGTGTGGAACACCACACGTATCACATCAAAAATTACATTATGAACAAAGATTTGCTAAGAAGAGTACTGGTCTTGATGAATTCAAAACACACGTTTCTGGCCTTGT GTGCCCTGCGCTTTATGAGGAGGATAATTGGCCTGAAAGATGAATTTTATAACCGTTATATCACCAAGGGAAACCTGTTTGAACCGGTTATAAATGCTCTGTTGGATAATGGAACTAGGTACAATCTACTCAACTCTGCTGTGATTGAGCTGTTTGAATTCATCAGAGTG GAAGATATTAAGTCCCTTATTGCACATATAGTTGAAAACTTTTATAATGCACTTGAATCTATCGAATATGTTCAGACATTCAAGGGATTGAAGACAAAATATGAGCAAGAAAAAGACCGACAAAACCAGAAACTGAACAG TGTTCCATCTATATTGCGTAGCAATAGATTTCGCAGAGATGCAAGAGCCTTagaggaggatgaagaaatgtgGTTCAATGAAGACGAAGACGAAGAAGGTGAAGCTGTTGTACCTCCAGTTGAGAAGTCAAAACAGGAGGACGATTTTCCAGATAGCTATGAAAAATTTATGGAAACTAAAAAAG CTAAGGAGAGCGAGGACAAAGAGAATCTTCCAAAAAGGACTTCAGCTGGGGGATTCAAATTCACTTTTTCCCACTCAGCCAGCGCAGCCAATGGTGCAAACGGTGCAAACAGTAAATCCGTGGCAGCTCAGACGTCACCAGCAAGCTCCAACGGCTCCTCTTCAAAGAACGCAACCCTGACCACAGCGGTGACAGCCTCGAAG GGAAGTCTAGTTGGCCTAGTGGATTATcctgatgatgaagatgatgatgaagaggaggagacgTCTCCAAGGAAAAGACCTCGTCTGGGTTCATAA